The following are from one region of the Escherichia sp. E4742 genome:
- a CDS encoding transglycosylase, with protein MARGCILTVLLMLAGSGMCQSVAQTIPDGYVQVARAHGIPAEVLYAVSLTETAMAPGDMAGIMRYSRHDGRLPDVSRPWPWTINVAGKGYRYASRLEAWQALQAFLKRYPARRIDVGIAQVNLGWNGHRFPSTWAAFDPYTSLETAAVILQECRQRHPDSWLKTAGCYHHPAGGKPAARYTTVVRRHLDRLNAKGMTPQQTAMLAPAADYIWTEPRRRE; from the coding sequence ATGGCGCGTGGCTGCATTCTGACCGTTCTGCTGATGCTGGCAGGCAGCGGTATGTGTCAGTCTGTTGCACAGACCATTCCTGACGGGTATGTGCAGGTGGCCCGTGCACACGGTATTCCGGCAGAAGTGCTGTATGCCGTCTCCCTGACAGAGACCGCCATGGCGCCCGGTGATATGGCCGGCATCATGCGGTATTCCCGCCACGACGGGCGTCTGCCGGATGTCTCCCGCCCCTGGCCCTGGACAATCAACGTGGCCGGAAAGGGGTATCGTTATGCCAGTCGCCTGGAGGCCTGGCAGGCACTGCAGGCGTTTCTGAAACGTTATCCGGCCAGACGCATTGATGTCGGAATAGCGCAGGTCAATCTGGGGTGGAATGGTCATCGTTTCCCGTCAACATGGGCGGCCTTTGACCCGTACACCAGTCTTGAGACGGCGGCGGTCATTCTGCAGGAGTGCCGTCAGCGCCATCCCGACAGCTGGCTGAAGACAGCCGGTTGTTATCACCATCCTGCCGGTGGAAAGCCGGCCGCCCGTTACACCACCGTGGTCAGACGTCATCTGGACCGGCTGAATGCAAAAGGTATGACGCCACAGCAGACCGCCATGCTGGCACCGGCGGCGGATTATATCTGGACAGAGCCCCGGAGGCGTGAATGA
- a CDS encoding restriction endonuclease, producing the protein MMQAPVITAALLVSPVLMVCLTFCLLTVLLMLILRGGWRKQKCARTRRHQRYRATAARVLARLKTLPGDAHRLKYLRKINPYVFEELLLLALTQQGMTVIHNPCYSGDGGLDGQVVINGERWLIQAKRYGRTIRPAHIDAFGELLRREGCRGFFIHTGRTGPVSRARLTLWPDIELVSGQRLLKLLNGTLLTDELTRGERG; encoded by the coding sequence ATGATGCAGGCACCTGTGATAACTGCAGCCCTGCTGGTCAGCCCGGTGCTGATGGTCTGTCTGACGTTCTGCCTGCTGACCGTGTTGCTGATGCTTATCCTGCGGGGAGGGTGGCGAAAACAGAAATGCGCCCGGACCCGTCGCCATCAGCGTTACCGTGCCACTGCCGCCCGGGTACTGGCCAGACTGAAGACGCTGCCGGGGGATGCGCATCGTCTGAAGTATCTGCGCAAAATCAACCCGTATGTCTTCGAAGAACTGCTGTTACTGGCCCTGACGCAGCAGGGGATGACGGTTATTCACAATCCCTGCTACAGCGGTGATGGCGGCCTGGACGGACAGGTGGTGATTAACGGTGAGCGCTGGCTGATACAGGCAAAGCGCTACGGACGGACCATCCGCCCGGCACATATTGATGCCTTCGGGGAACTGCTGCGCCGGGAGGGTTGCCGGGGATTTTTTATTCATACCGGTCGTACGGGGCCGGTCAGCCGGGCCAGGCTGACACTGTGGCCGGATATCGAACTTGTCAGCGGTCAGCGTCTGCTGAAACTGCTGAACGGAACATTACTGACAGATGAACTCACCAGGGGGGAGCGGGGATGA
- a CDS encoding integrating conjugative element protein gives MNRLRLITFYFPVWLLFSASVSAELTVIADLGGRDAAPFFEGINRQAPASAPVVSPPPLLQGEAAMLPVSTPEMSPGEVTPRPLQLPGIGALFLVGDDVYSRAWLQKNAAVLRARHAAGMVVNVADENGLRTLRELAPGVAMAPASGSALSRRLQLKSYPVLITDNGLSQEVEP, from the coding sequence ATGAACAGACTGAGACTGATTACTTTTTATTTTCCTGTATGGCTTCTGTTTTCAGCGAGCGTCAGTGCTGAACTGACGGTGATTGCTGACCTGGGGGGCAGGGATGCGGCTCCTTTTTTTGAGGGTATCAACCGGCAGGCACCGGCTTCTGCACCGGTTGTTTCACCACCGCCTCTTCTGCAGGGGGAAGCGGCGATGCTGCCGGTCAGCACACCTGAAATGTCACCCGGCGAGGTGACACCACGCCCGCTTCAGCTACCGGGCATCGGTGCACTTTTCCTTGTGGGGGATGATGTGTATTCCCGCGCGTGGCTGCAGAAAAATGCGGCTGTGCTCCGGGCGCGCCATGCCGCCGGAATGGTGGTGAATGTGGCTGATGAAAACGGCCTGCGCACGCTGCGTGAACTGGCCCCCGGCGTGGCGATGGCACCGGCATCCGGTTCTGCGCTGTCCCGCCGGTTACAGCTGAAGTCTTACCCGGTGCTGATAACGGACAACGGGCTGTCACAGGAGGTGGAGCCATGA